The Rhinoderma darwinii isolate aRhiDar2 unplaced genomic scaffold, aRhiDar2.hap1 Scaffold_705, whole genome shotgun sequence genome contains the following window.
TTGggcatgtgcacacgagaacgccaaatacgtctgaaattatggggctgttttcaggagaagctccagaatttcagacgtttttacaagtactcacgtttttcgcgccatcttttacagacgtaatttggagctgttcttccttggactcaatgaaaaacggctccgattatgtcccaagaagtgtcctgcatataatgtatataagtgtcctgcacttctttgacgcggccgtaattttacgcaccgtcttttgacagcgacgcgtaaaatgacaggtcatcggcacagaacatcgtaagacccattgcaaccagtgggcagatgtttgccgacgtattggagccgtcttttcaggcgtaaaaaaacgcctccattacgcctgacaagtggttgtgtgaacatacccttagtgtacgaCAGATGGACGTCTAAATTATTCATTTTAGTTCCCATAGGctataaggggttaatgtgatttGTTATTAAGGGGTCTATGTAGGACAATATTTTTCCGACTCCAGCTCTATAGCGTCCTCGTCGCCACCATCACAATTCACAATCGTTATTAAATACATTAGACGCTTCTCCGGGTTCACCTGTAGCCTGTATTCGTACCGCAGCGACCTGGTGCGCCATTATATGCACTTTATAAattcagaatagtgagtgcagctctggagtataatacaggatgtaactcaggatcagtacaggataagtaatgtatgtacacagtgactccacaagcagaatagtgagtgcagctctggagtataatacagggtgtaactcaggatcagtacaggataagtaatgtaatgtatgtacacagtgactccaccagcagaatagtgagtgcagctctagagtataatacaggatataactcagaatcagtacaggataagtaatgtatgtacacagtgactccaccagcagaatagtgagtgcagctctggtgtataatacaggatgtaactcaggatcagtacatgataagtaatgtaatgtatgtacacagagactccaccagcagaatagtgagtgcagctctagagtataatacaggatataactcaggatcagtacaggataagtaatgtaatgtatgtacacagtgactccaccagcagaatagtgagtgcagctctggagtataatacaggatgtaactctggatcagtacaggataagtaatgtaatgtatgtacacagtgactccaccagcagaatagtgagtgcagctctggaatataatacaggatgtaactcagaatcagtacaggataagtaatgtaatgtatgtacacagtgactccaccagcagaatagtgagtacagctctggagtataatacaggatataactcaggatcagtacaggagaagtaatgtaatgtatgtacacagtgactccaccagcagaatagtgagtacagctctggagtataatacaggatataactcaggatcagtacaggagatgtaatgtatgtacgcagtgactccaccagcagaatagtgagtgcagcactggagtataatacaggatgtaactcaggatcagtacaggataagtaatgtaatgtatgtacacagtgactccaccagcagaatagtgagtgcagctctggagtataatacaggatgtaacttaggatcagtacaggataagtaatgtatgtacacagtgactccaccagcggaatagtgagtgcagctctggagtataatacaggatataactcagaatcagtacaggataagtaatgtatgtacacagtgactccaccagcagaatagtgagtgcagctctggagtataatacaggatgtaactcgggatcagtacaggataagtaatgtaatgtatgtacacagtgactccaccagcagaatagtgagtgcagctctggagtataatacaggatgtaactcaggatcagtacaggataagtaatgtaatgtatgtacacagtgactccatcagcagaatagtgagtgcagctctggagtataatacaggatataactcaggatcagtacaggataagtaatgcaatgtatgtacacagtgactccaccagcagaatagtgagtgcagctctggagtataatacaggatgtaactctggatcagtacaggataaataatgtaatgtatgtacacagtgactccaccagcagaatagtgagtgcagctctggagtataatacaggatgtaactctggatcagtacaggataagtaatgtaatgtatgtacacagtgactccaccagcagaatagtgagtgcagctctggaatataatacaggatgtaactcagaatcagtacaggataagtaatgtaatgtatgtacacagtgactccaccagcagaatagtgagtacagctctggagtataatacaggatataactcaggatcagtacaggagaagtaatgtaatgtatgtacacagtgactccaccagcagaatagtgagtacagctctggagtataatacaggatataactcaggatcagtacaggagaagtaatgtaatgtatgtacacagtgactccaccagcagaatagtgagtgcagcactggagtataatacaggatgtaactcaggatcagtacaggataagtaatgtaatgtatgtacacagtgactccaccagcagaatagtgagtgcagctctggagtataatacaggatgtaacttaggatcagtacaggataagtaatgtatgtacacagtgactccaccagcggaatagtgagtgcagctctggagtataatacaggatataactcagaatcagtacaggataagtaatgtatgtacacagtgactccaccagcagaatagtgagtgcagctctggagtataatacaggatataactcgggatcagtacaggataagtaatgtaatgtatgtacacagtgactccaccagcagaatagtgagtgcagctctggagtataatacaggatgtaactcaggatcagtacaggataagtaatgtaatgtatgtacacagtgactccatcagcagaatagtgagtgcagctctggagtataatacaggatataactcaggatcagtacaggataagtaatgcaatgtatgtacacagtgactccaccagcagaatagtgagtgcagctctggagtataatacaggatgtaactcaggatcagtacaggataagtggataagtaatgtaatgtatgtacacagtgactctaccagcagaatagtgagtgcagctctggagtataatacaggatgtaactcaggatcagtacaggataaataatgtaatgtatgtacacagtgactccaccagcagaatagtgagtgcagctctggagtataatacaggatgtaactcaggatcagtacaggataactaatgtaatgtatgtacacagtgactccaccagcagaatagtgaaagcagctctgcagtataatacaggatataactcaggatcagtacaggataaataatgtaatgtatgtacacagtgactccaccagcagaatagtgagtgcagctcaggagtataatacaggatataactcaggatcagtacaggataagtaatgtaatgtatgtacacagtgactgcaccagcagaatagtgagtgcagctctggagtataatacaggatataattcgggatcagtacaggataagtaatgtaatgtatgtacacagtgactccaccagcagaatagtgagtgcagctctggagtataataccggatgtaactcaggagcagtacaggataagtaatgtatgtacatagtgactccaccagcagaatagtgagtgcagctctggagtataatacaggatataactcaggatcagtgcaggataagtaatgtaatgtatgtacaccgtgactccaccagcagaatagtgagtgcagctctggagtataatacaggatgtaactcaggatcagtacaggataagtaatgtaatgtatgtacacagtgactccaccagcagaatagtgagtgcagctctggagtataatacaggatataactcaggatcagtacaggataagtaatgtaaagtatgtacacagtgactccaccagcagaatagtgagtacagctctggagtataatacaggatgtaactcaggatcagtacaggataagtaatgtaatgtatgtacacagtgactccaccagcagaatagtgagtgcagctctggagtataatacaggatgtaactcaggatcagtacaggataagtaatgtaatgtatgtacacagtgactccaccaggagaatagtgagtgcagctctggagtataatacaggatgtaactcaggatcagtacaggataagtaatgtaatgtatgtacacagtgactccaccagcagaatagtgagtgcagctctggagtataatacaggatataactcaggatcagtacaggataagtaatgtaatgtatgtacacagtgactccaccagcagaatagtgagtgcagctctagagtataatacaggatataactcaggatcagtacaggataagtaatgtaatgtatttacacagtgactccacaagcagaatagtgagtgcagctctggagtgtaatacagactgtaactcaggatcagtacaggataagtaatgtaatgtatttacacagtgactccaccagcagaatagtgagtgcagctctggagtataatacaggatataactcaggatcagtacaggatacgtaatgtaatgtatgtacacagtgactccaccagcagaatagtgagtgcagctctggagtataatacaggatgtaactccggatcagtacaggataagtaatgtaatgtatgtacacagtgactccaccagcagaatagtgagtgcagctctggagtataatacaggatgtaactccggatcagtacaggataagtaatgtaatgtatgtacacagtgactccaccagcagaatagtgagtgcagctctggagtataatacaggatgtaactccggatcagtacaggataagtaatgtaatgtatgtacacagtgactccaccagcagaatagtgagtgcagctctggagtataatacaggatgtaactccggatcagtacaggataagtaatgtaatgtatgtacacagtgactccaccagcagaatagtgagtgcagctctggagtataatacaggatgtaactccggatcagtacaggataagtaatgtatgtacacagtgactccaccagcagaatagtgagtgcagctctggagtataatacaggatgtaactccggatcagtacaggataagtaatgtaatgtatgtacacagtgactccaccagcagaatagtgagtgcagctctggagtataatacaggatgtaactcaggatcagtacaggataagtaatgtatgtacacagtgactccaccagcagaatagtgactgcagctctggagtataatacaggatgtaactcaggatcagtacaggataagtaatgttaggAGGAGATCAGTGGGTGACAATCTTATCCCATACATTGCAGAAATCGGGGGCAGGGGTTGCATATGTTGCTCTGGTTATGTCCCAGGGACGGGCTTAGTAATATAAATAAGTTTATCTCCTCTCTTGGGATTTGGTGGCAGTCACGCGGGCAGTAAGCAGGTAGACAGTTTCTCTTTCTTTATTCAGTAGGTTTCtataacaaaaatatacataatctTCATGTTCATCTCCGGTAATTCTCGGGTCCATTCCTCTCGGGAGTTAAGACGTCGTCCTCAGAATTCAAGAAACGAAAAATCTGAACCTCATTGGGtgaagtacaaaaaaaataaatggcattTTTCCAGTTCCCTGTGCCACTCCTGTAGGGGGCAGTGTCTGGGGCAGCTGCTATTCACAGTCTGTCCAGGTGATGGCATCATCCGCAGGGCAGTGAACAGTCAGGGGGTGCGGGTGACAATCTCCCGCTGGCCTCGTGGGCGGTGACCTCAGGACTGGACAGGAGCCGCCCCGTCCTCCTCAGTCTTCAGCCGCTTGGACGGCTGCTCTGTCGGTTGGGCGTATTCCTGCACTGCCCGGGCGATGTGGTCAATGTCCCATCTGTCCTCCCTCAGGGTGCGCTCGTCCAGTGTGAACGGCCCCTGCTTGGTGCGGATCAGCTCAGTCACACTGGCGCAACTGGATAAAGCTGCGACAAAGAGAGAAAGTAATGACACCCCAGATATCAAACTGAGCCGGCTCCCGGGACTCGGCTGAAGACCATCATCACATAATCCCCCCGAAACGTAGGTCCACCTGGTTCTACCacatctgttcctgggaaagctgggtgtaaACCATTATGTCCACCATTAATGCTTCCCAGGTTTCCTAGACTCCTAAATGGTAAGTCAGAACATCGCATCCAACGCAGAATAAGAAGATAGACTTAACATTCAGGAGTCCAGGAAAGCTGTGTTACAACGTATTTGAGAGgtataatggcggccatattgattGTCTTCCGGCTTCTTCAGATGTAACAGGACTGGGCTCACCTTAGGTACAGATATTTGTATTAAAACCCGAGTagaggagaagttagctacttcctcccaCACTGATGTCACCACTAAATGACACTTCCCAGCGTGTTGACTTTCAAATTAAATAAGGGAAAGAAATGAAACTTTATGGCCTCCTGGGCTAGGACTGTGTGTGAATTCTCCGGCGGATACATCCCTGACAGATATATAAAGCATTGGTCACAGACACCGGATCACATGTCTGCACAgcgagagggggaggggaggtctCTCACTGTGATTGACTGTCGGGATGAGCTAAAAGATAGAGGGGGAGGTGACGTTGGGTGACCAAGTGACAGAAAAATTAGCCCCATAAGAGttaatatggctgacaatggtcTGAAGCACAAACAGTTACGTTTACATGAGGAGTGTGGAGCACAGGAGGGGCCCCTGGAGCACAGGAGGGGCCCCTTGAGCACTGGAGGGTCTGCCGGAGCACAGGAGGGGCCCCTGGAGCAATGGAGGGTCTGCCGGAGCACAGGAGGGGCTGCCGATGAAAGGTTCAAGATCCCAAATAAAGATTAGGAACATGTGATGACGTTACCTTCTCCGATGTCTCTGATCAGACTCCTGACATAGAAGCCGCCGCCACACTCCACATCTGTGATAGAACATGACACGAACGTGAtcaatttatacatacatatatatacacaggtccATAATGtatcccccctcccccatagTGTATGTAACACGTCATAGATTCTCCCACTGGTCAAATACCTGACGGAGATGATCAGTCCGCTGCTGCCTTTACCATATCAGGAGTCCAGAGATCTACTGGGGTGGCAGCCATTAgagccacccagctttcctgtaaCCCTGAGGAGGAAATCTGCTTATTAATGCCGCCACATCCTGAGGCAGAGGATAGATCACGGCACAGATCAGCAGATTTGCGTTTTAGGAATCTTTGAACCTTGTGTGCGACTCTTGCGCAAGATCTGAAGACGGGAGGAATGGCGGAACCCAACGTCTCCGGACCCGGATATAACCAATGAGAGAATTCTCCGCAGTGTGACAGGAGACGGCGACGCAACAGAAAAGGTGGAAAGGTTTAGGGGGAAAATCCGTGTAAGAATTGCGCTCATACCGAGGGTGAAGAGAGGCGGCTGGAAATCGGTCAGCGACAGCTTGTAGACGACCACGGGCCGCGCAGGTTTGGCCTCCACCTCCGCCCCCTCCCTGACCAGACACGACAGCCGCTTCCCATTCCTCTTTAAGGCCGAGAAGCTGCAAGATAAAAGATTTAACCCTTGATGGCCGGTTATAGGCGCCAGATGACCCCAGCGATACAGTAAAATGTGGCTTTCTATATGAATTATCAGGGCGCCCCTCCTCCGCACCATGGAATCATATACAGCACTGGAgcgcccccccccacacactaccGGTGACAGCTCCACCCAGTCACATGACATGGTACAGGAGAGCAGTGACAGCGCCGCAGCACAGAGACTTACAGCGGAGGAACCTGCAGGAGATTCCCCGTAAATGTCATCAGAGCCTCCTCCAAATCTTCTCTAGTGATGTGACCTGAGAAACACAAGAAATCAGGGAGTAAAGAAAACaccggagaatacaatctattgttctcagttatcagacatgtcaggctggggggagtatgactgtaggacaggtgaatacaatctattgttctctgttatcagacatgtcaggctgggggaggatgactgtaggacaggtgaatacaatctattgttctctgttatcagacatgtcaggctgggggaggatgactgtaggacaggtgaatacaatctattgttctgttatcagacatgtcaggctgggggaggatgactgtaggacaggtgaatacaatctattgttctctgttatcagacatgtcaggctgggggaggatgactgtaggacaggtgaatacaatctattgttctctgttatcagacatgtcaggcagggggaggatgactg
Protein-coding sequences here:
- the TRUB1 gene encoding pseudouridylate synthase TRUB1 — its product is MTSLPAPFRSMAAEKASRLLSLNGLFPVYKAPGATSAQTLNDLKSRLLREAGLKEFSKRKKQTLKIGHGGTLDNTASGLLVVGIGDGTKMLGAMLTGSKKYTTTGQLGKATDTLDASGTVTEEKPYGHITREDLEEALMTFTGNLLQVPPLFSALKRNGKRLSCLVREGAEVEAKPARPVVVYKLSLTDFQPPLFTLDVECGGGFYVRSLIRDIGEALSSCASVTELIRTKQGPFTLDERTLREDRWDIDHIARAVQEYAQPTEQPSKRLKTEEDGAAPVQS